A part of Neovison vison isolate M4711 chromosome 8, ASM_NN_V1, whole genome shotgun sequence genomic DNA contains:
- the MC3R gene encoding melanocortin receptor 3 has protein sequence MNASCCLLSAQPTLPNSSEQLAAPSLSNQSSSGFCEQVFIKPEVFLALGIVSLLENILVILAVVRNSNLHSPMYFFLCSLAVADMLVSVSNALETVMIAIVNSNYLTFEDRFIQHMDNVFDSLICISLVASICNLLAIAVDRYVTIFYALRYHSIMTARKALAWIAAIWACCGVCGVAFIVYSESKMVIVCLITMFFAMLLLMGSLYVHMFLFARLHARRIAALPPANGAAPQQHSCMKGAVTITILLGVFVFCWAPFFLHLILIITCPTNPYCVCYAAHFNTYLVLIMCNSIIDPLIYAFRSLELRNTFREILCSCDATNLG, from the coding sequence ATGAACGCTTCGTGCTGCCTGCTGTCTGCTCAGCCGACCCTGCCCAACAGCTCCGAGCAGCTCGCCGCCCCCTCCCTCAGCAACCAGAGCAGCAGCGGGTTCTGCGAGCAGGTCTTCATCAAGCCCGAAGTCTTCCTGGCGCTGGGCATCGTCAGCCTGCTGGAGAACATCCTGGTCATCCTGGCCGTGGTCAGGAACAGCAACCTGCACtcgcccatgtacttcttcctctgcaGCCTGGCGGTGGCCGACATGCTGGTGAGCGTGTCCAATGCCCTGGAGACCGTCATGATCGCCATCGTCAACAGCAACTACCTGACCTTCGAGGACCGGTTCATCCAGCACATGGACAACGTCTTCGACTCCCTGATCTGCATCTCCCTGGTGGCCTCCATCTGCAACCTGCTGGCCATCGCCGTGGACCGCTACGTCACCATCTTCTACGCGCTGCGCTACCACAGCATCATGACCGCGCGGAAGGCGCTCGCCTGGATCGCAGCCATCTGGGCGTGCTGCGGCGTGTGCGGCGTGGCGTTCATCGTCTACTCCGAGAGCAAGATGGTCATCGTGTGCCTCATCACCATGTTCTTCGCCATGCTGCTCCTCATGGGCTCGCTCTACGTGCACATGTTCCTCTTCGCCCGGCTGCACGCCCGGCGCATCGCGGCGCTGCCCCCGGCCAATGGGGCGGCCCCGCAGCAGCACTCGTGCATGAAGGGGGCTGTCACCATCACCATCCTGCTGGGGGTGTTCGTCTTCTGCTGGGCGCCCTTCTTCCTCCACCTCATCCTCATCATCACCTGCCCCACCAACCCCTACTGCGTCTGCTACGCCGCCCACTTCAACACCTACCTGGTCCTCATCATGTGCAACTCCATCATCGACCCGCTCATCTACGCCTTCCGGAGCCTGGAGCTGCGGAACACGTTCAGGGAGATCCTCTGCAGCTGCGACGCCACGAACCTGGGCTAG